A single region of the Montipora capricornis isolate CH-2021 chromosome 13, ASM3666992v2, whole genome shotgun sequence genome encodes:
- the LOC138029700 gene encoding orexin/Hypocretin receptor type 1-like has product MDLGANISEAQREPGFNVNATKMRNNVGSTNAPDGLSSDLREIKLTLYVVIFLVSVLGNSLVCTVILRRKKMKTVTNYFILNLSIADLTFTCICIPLDIPVQEMGGRWPYGALLCKVVYPLQTLLLFASIYTLTAVSLSRYWAINHPLRKQITTKWAKWIILGIWISSIVPVIPYIQVSKKNSLSGKCEEEWSSKNSRKTYTACLFVFEYLFPLAVISVAYASIGWELRRRAQNGNPCLQDRKAKEAKKIVRMLKIVTLLFAVCLLPNNILWIWLDFGNAAEKYEGFWDLLAFGNIVTFANSAANPICYTILNEAYRDAFKDQLSKAFYRIAGKLLQRRNRFTISQNRIQRTGTMESVL; this is encoded by the coding sequence ATGGATTTGGGCGCAAACATCTCCGAAGCTCAACGTGAACCTGGATTTAACGTCAATGCAACGAAGATGAGAAATAATGTTGGGTCAACAAACGCCCCTGACGGCTTGTCATCGGATCTACGGGAGATCAAGTTGACTCTCTACGTTGTTATATTTCTCGTCAGCGTGTTGGGGAACTCCTTAGTTTGCACAGTCATCTTGCGAAGAAAAAAGATGAAGACAGTTACCAACTACTTTATATTGAATTTATCTATTGCTGATTTGACTTTCACATGTATTTGTATTCCTCTTGATATTCCTGTTCAAGAGATGGGGGGCCGGTGGCCTTACGGGGCTCTGTTGTGCAAAGTTGTATATCCTTTGCAGACATTGTTGCTTTTTGCTTCAATTTACACTTTGACAGCTGTAAGTTTGTCACGTTACTGGGCAATAAACCACCCTCTTCGGAAACAGATAACTACTAAGTGGGCTAAATGGATAATTTTGGGAATATGGATCTCGTCGATCGTTCCCGTCATTCCTTACATTCAAGTGTCGAAAAAGAACAGTTTATCGGGTAAATGTGAAGAGGAATGGTCGAGCAAAAATTCTCGGAAGACGTACACGGCCTGCCTGTTTGTATTCGAGTATCTTTTTCCACTCGCTGTCATTTCGGTCGCCTACGCAAGCATAGGCTGGGAACTTCGGCGACGCGCTCAAAATGGGAACCCTTGTTTGCAAGATCGTAAAGCCAAAGAAGCGAAGAAAATCGTGCGCATGCTTAAAATAGTGACACTGCTGTTCGCTGTGTGCCTGCTACCAAATAACATTTTGTGGATTTGGCTGGATTTTGGTAATGCTGCAGAAAAGTACGAAGGATTTTGGGATCTTCTCGCCTTCGGTAACATCGTTACATTTGCAAACAGCGCAGCTAACCCCATTTGTTACACGATTCTAAACGAAGCCTATCGAGACGCATTCAAGGATCAGCTTTCTAAGGCGTTTTACAGAATAGCTGGGAAACTTTTGCAAAGGAGAAACCGTTTCACCATATCACAAAACAGGATACAGCGAACGGGAACCATGGAGTCCGTGTTATGA